The genomic DNA GAGCTTGAATTGCCGGTACGACACCGTTTGCTTTGGTTACGGCAGGCACGTGATATTTATCCTGCTTCAGTTCCGAGTAGAATCCTGGATCGGTAAGATTTGTACAGAAACCGTGACGGATTTGTACAGCAAGAGTTGGTGGGGAAGCTCGTCCATGGCGCGGAAACTCAGCTCAGAATTCGCATCGATCCCTTCGCTTCCCTGCATTGTTCCATAGGCACCGAGCCACCAACTCTTCACAAAGCAAGCAAACTCCACATCATGGGATCGAGAATTTCAGATAACAGATAGCCCAGACATATGGGCATAGGAGATTAGCATTGAATGATCAATAAGAATAAACTATCGACTTCATCCGTGTTTCATTTTCATGGACACTGTATGAAGAACTCCCGGCATCTTCGGCTAGTCCATCTTCAGGTGGTAAATGCCGGGAAAAGTGGATGAAAAAATGTACCAAATCATACTCTCCACCAAGAGCTGCACGGTTACAACAAATCTGAACGGAATTATACTACAAAGCACAGCGTGGCTGCGTGGAACAGCGTCCATATTCAATCTAAAGAATTGGACCgaacaaatcaaacaaaaacaaGCAAATCGTGGGAGCGCgcgagatcgatcgatcacaGCATGGGGAGCATCATCTGGAGCAGGGGAGCCTGCCGGgaccgccgctgctgcgcctTGAACTTCCTGATGGCCGCCTTGAGCACCCGTCTCCAGCCCTCCTGAACCCGCCCAACCAACCAGTGGAAACGCCGTGATGCTCGCGAAGATTTTAGCAAAGCTTAATGGAGACGGGATCAAATGCAGGTGGCTACTACCTTCGCAGGGGaaggcgccgccggcggagagAAGTCGAGCCTGGCCCTGCCCGTCTCGTGGAGGTCGAGGAAGGACCCgtcgcgccgcagccgccggcgccgccacctggatttcccgccggcgccggagtccTTGAGCCAGCAGCCGCCAGCCCTCGCCCTGCGCTTCGGGTTGGCGATGAGGAAGTccgtcgaggaggcggcggcctcggcgtcggccGCGCAGGCGCCGCCGGCACGGGAGGCTggagccggcgagccgcgcgggACCTTGTTGAGCGGGGACCAGATGCCGCTCTGGGAGTAGTCGAAGTCGAAGGCGGAGGAGTCCGGGAACTTGCCCAGCAGCTCCCGCGACATGGACTGCTCCAGGTACTCCACCGTCACCACgcgctccaccaccaccaccggcgctGCGGTGCCGCCGTCGCAGCCTCCGATGGTTTCCTCGGCCGCGTTACTCATCCTGATCGCTTGATCCTTGGAGAGGTCTCGCTCGGGAATTTGGGAGAGGGGACTGAGTGGTGGGGAAACAGAGGAGTGGATGGATGATGGGAGCGCAGCGTTGGAAGGGGGTAGAATGCTGTTCGCTGCGAAAGTAACCGTTGCGATCGCTTGTCTGTTCGCGGGCACTTGACCGTTGGCGTATGGGGTGTCTCTGCCTCTGACGAGTGGGGTCCTTGTTTTGCAGAAAGGAGGCTAGGCCCCTCCCTCTGAGCTTGGCAAGTGGTCCATGTGCCAAGATGGTGTAGAATTGTAGATACAAGTACACTGTACACCAACTCATAAATTTCTTGCGACGAAGCACACCGTGTTATTAAATACCATGTGCAGATgtgcttttcatttttttaaaaaacatgtGCCTATCAGCCCAAAAATAAAATTACGCCTTTTGTACTTCCTCCGGCTTAAAAGTTGCTGACacgatattttttaaaaaaaaccttTTTACCGTTTTTTACCTGCAACTTGTTTAACACCCAAtataattactccctccgtccgcaACTCTCGCTTCCCGAGAAGtcaaccaattttaaatttgatcaaatttatataaaatgaTACTAATATTTAtagtacaaaataaatatcaatagattaatcatgtaatatattttcatactaaatctatttagAGACGTGAATGTTAGTCATTTTTTGTGTagatttggtcaaatttgaaattgtttTGACTTCTTCGAATTTTTTGAGGGGCGGAGGGAATACTTTAAATATCCTAGAACAATCAGAATGTTACCATGAACCTTTTAAGAGGACACTAACCATTTCTCAGGGCTATAGGATGAAATGTATCAGATTGTCACTAGATAAACGTACCTTTTAAGTGCATATTACTATGGAGACTAAAGAGAGAGTCATTTATGCAGAATTACATAAGCAGCAACTGATAATTCACAAGTGAAGCTATTGCTCTTGCGAGAATCTTCTCTTGCTATGAATAGGGAACATTGCAATGTGGTGATAAACCAACAAATCTCACCTTGGTTATGGTTAGCTTGGTTCAATCCAATAATTAAGAATGCTTTCTGATTgcgttttatttttatttttcatgaaaTGTACTTAGTCCAACAGTCTCACCTTTTTTCATGGGTATTGATAAACAGCTCTACAACAGCTACGTCTTTGTCCTCTGTCCCTTTAAATCTTTAtcccttattttttttattatggGTCACAGTTCCATCTCCTATTTCATGATGTTAAAGTAGTATCACAGTTACAACCAGGGGTTTGAATTtcggtttcataattttttcgTTCACTGAAATTTCGTCGAAATTTTTTTAGAGTGTCAACCgaaatatatatttttctaaagCTTTTAGATCTAAACAAATGGTTAGCATGGTACAAGTCCACTGAAGTTGTTTAGTAATGTTAACAGTCTACTCAAAATACTCTCAGTGGTCATAGACACTTTGACCAAAACCATACTGAACTTTAAACGTTTTAATCACGAATAGttcttttataatatttagtttgGAAAAAAAGTGTGTATAATTGAAGCTTGAAAACTAAGAAAAAAACGGTATGAGGTATGTATGACAACAGTCAGTAACAGAACACAGCAGATGTCCACAAGGCGATTGGACTTTATTATCATAACACCGGGCAGCGGGCATATCGTGCCCTGCCACTCTGCCAGGGGCATATCGTGCCGCTCGTGTGCTCGGCGCAACGAGCTAGAAAACGCCCGTCTCCCAGTGAAACAGCCCACACAAAACTGTGGAAGCAAAAAAACTGGGCAGGTCCAGGCAAGCCTCAAGGGTGGTGACCAGGTACTACACTGCTACTCGTCACGACCCCCGTACTTGAGCCCGAACTCGTGAAGGCCGATCTCCAGGTCCGCGGCGGCGATGAGCAGCTCCGCCGCCTGCGCGGGCTGCAGGATCTCCACCGCCTGCCTCATCGTGCGCAGACGCAGCGCGTCCGCCCCGCGCAGCACCGCTCCTAGCCGGGCCACGAGCACCCCCATGTCCAGGGCCACCTCTGGCCCGGCGGTCACCACGCCCCCGCGGCCCTCCTGCACCCGCGCCATCTCCCTCGACAGCGCGTCCTCCTCGGCCACCGCGCGCCGCTGCAGGGCGTCGACCCGCGCCAGCTGCGCGGGGCCGAGGTCGCCGAGGTTCCCCGGCCACCGCACGCCCAGCAGCAGGTCCGGGAGCTGCGCCTGGAGGCGGCGCCCGGACTCGGTGTAGAGCAGGTGGACCAGCGTGGTGGAGCGCCACCCGGCGAGCCAGTAGGCGGCGCTGCGCTCCGCGGCGGTGGCCCACGGCGCGCACAGCGTCACGACCGGGTCCAgctcggcgcgcgcggcgtggtAGGACTCCAGGTGGGCCACGAAGCAGCCCACGAGCGCGGCCAGCTGGGCCGGATAGTTGGACCAGCGGGCCGACCTGAGTTCGCCGCGCAGCGACCGCAGCCCGCGAAGCCAGAGCCGGTAGCGTCGGGTCGCGGCGTCCGTCTCCATGCGGCGGCAAAGCTCACTGGCGCGCGTGGCCGCGtgggggcgtggcggcgggattTTATAGCGGGTGGCCGGGCCATCCGAGCCATAGAGAGGGGACCGACGGGTTGGCAGGGTTGCTGCAGGAGCTAGCGCGCCGCCCGGGCGTAGCGTATGAGGTGGCGGACATGCAGGAGGCCCGCGTGTGCCCGGAGAAGTACTGGCTctggacgacggcgacgacgccgtCACGCCGGGAAAGCGGAGTTCAGCCGAGCGTGTGGCCTGGCGTGCCAGTGGGTGAATTGACGTTTGGTTggcttggtttttttttttttgaaaccaaACCAGTTGACTTTTTCCGAGGGTGGAGGTGAGGTCTGGGCCTCTCCGCCTCTGGGCTGCCCGATCGTCGTTCATCGCTGCACCGCAGAGAAAATATCAGGCATTCAGGCCCCTCGTTTCCGGACGTGTTTGGTGAGCTGATGCAAAGAAGTTTGGGCAACTTGGAGCAGCGGTTTTTCGCGCGTTCGGTGATCTATTCATCATTTCATCTGGCCGGCTCTGCCGAACGCAGATATTTTCGATGGAGGCATGGAGCGAGACAACGCTATCGATCTGCCTATCTAGCATTTGCTGGAAAAAGAAGGCAGAGGTTGTGGCCTGGCATGCCAATATTTTAGGGGCAAAGCCGCAAAGGCAACGTGAATAGCGGTGTTGGAGTATACCGGTGGAGTAATTTCCAGCTGGTATAAATAATGGAGCTTTATCTGCCGATTATGGCGGCCGGTGTGGCCTTTTCGAAGCTTTTGTTTTGATCTTTGGCCTTTCTGGCTAGTGGCAACAATTTATAATTCTCGATAATGTGAAAGTCTTCCCAGATATTTTGACGCTGCGATCAATCTTTTAGAACTATGATCGTTAATAGAGCTGGAAATTAGTTTTGAAACATAATCAAGCATATATTTATCTTGAGATGAACGCACTTCAGTCATCGTAAGTCCTGTTTGGATTTACCAGCCGGCTAAATTCAGTtgctatggatccaaacagaatccagctaaagtttagttggctAAAGATTCCTTTGGCTGGTTGAACccaactaagggggtgtttggttccaggactaaagtttagtccctgtcacattgaatgtttagatactaattagaagtattaaatataggttaattacaaaatcaattgcataaatgaagattaattcgcgagacgaatctattaagcctaaatagtcaatgatttgaccatgtgatgctgcagtaaatatgtgctaataatagattaattaggcttaatagattcgtctcgcgaattagccacggcttatgcaattagttttataattagttcatgtttaaaaACGTCCTTCTAATTGAtattcaaacatccaatgtgaccccaactaaaaattagtccatggatccaaacaccccctaaacttaGCTAAATTGCTAAAGACCAAATTATCCCTCCACCTTTCTCGGAAAAAGTTTCTAAAGTAGGAGGAAGGGGTAGAATAGACAAATACATTTTCAACTATCATTTAGctagtggatccaaacacccctacttAAGCTTTAGCtatctaaactttagctagctaaaagaaagtttaaagtttagctagctaaattttagttggatGGATTGAAACAAAACCATATGACTGGTGCACTGGATATATACGGCCTGCAAGATTACTAGGGTACTTGTGTGCGTTCAACTAATTTTTAGTGAATGTAAAGAGAAGCTCATGAATGTCTGTGCGTGCATAACGGTGTGTGCGCTGCTTCAAATGTAATACATAGGAGTTTTATGAGTATTAAATTTGTTAAggcatcagcaaaattgctgatttGATAAGATCATTAAGGGGGAGTTTCATCAGATAAGGGAGGAGTTTCATCATCATCCCCATGATACCCAGCAAGCACAATTACCATATTCTCAAGCTTGATAACAATGGAATGAAAATGTGCATTGAGACTAGCCTAAAAGATTGGTACTTCAACTGTATTTTAATGTGTGAAACATTAATTAAAGTTGCATCTTAAATACAATGAAAAGTAATTGATATTTTGCACTCTATTCGATCACAATTAAGTGATTTTTTAATAATGTTATAATTTAACCTTTGGTTGCATATTACTCTTCTGTGTTACTTTGGATATTTGAAAATGATGAGTGGATTTGTTTGAAAGTgtagtttcataaaaaaaacataCTTTTACTATGTTTTGCTGATATTTTGTAATGAAAATGATTAGTTAAAATTGTATTCTGGAGACTATATCGGTGTCCAAAACGTCACTCATATATAATTCGAGGGAGCATTTTTTGGTCGAATTCTGCTAGCTAGGTTGTATAACAGCGTGCCCAAGAAGAGAAGAACATTTATGCACTCCAAAGTTAAACGAAAACTAAAACACAAACAATAAGAGCAGATCAATCAGTACTTCCGAAGATAATATATTATTTCAAGCAGTAATACGCTACGCCGAAGTTGTAAACACTCGCTGCCAACTAAGGCCTGCAAGAACATAGTCCTACATAAGTAGCCAATGCAAGAAATAAACCTAAAAAAACGGTAGCTTAATCTAGACGAACAAACCACGCAAAACTTAAGACGCAAAGCACGAAGACCCCATGCAGAAGGAAGTTGCAAGTATATACGTGTCCAGCACGTAGAGTTCTGATCATCGCTGTCCCAGAGCCGGGGAGTGAGTCGCGTTATCGAAGCTCGGCGATGGAGTAGGTAGACCGTGGATCCACGGTAGTTAGCTCTTCCGccgcctcgtccgccgccgggCCCCGCTGCGGCTCCCTCATCGGCGCTCCGTAACGCCCGTTGCTGTAGCCTGCTGGCTCTTTGCGCCGTTCTTGCTACCCTGCTTCCCCGCGCCGTTCTGCTTCCCGGCGGGACCTTTTCCGTTAGCTTGgttggcggccgccgcggccggcttcttctttttgttcttcttcttctttgccgGCGTCGACGCTGCCATGGCTTTGGACGCGGGCGCCCAGGGTccttctgccgccgccggcttcttGGAGGCTGCCTTGTCCTCCTTGGATTTGGCCTTGCCGATCACGTCGCCGGGGTCGTTACTGTCGAGCAGCGTCCAGGGGTTGAAGCTCGCCATGGCACCCTCCATGTCGCTCGACGATCAAGTCCTCGTCCGGATCGATTGATGATATGATGATGCTTGGACTCGACGAGATGGAGATGCGTGTTTGGTGCAGGCGATTATGGACGCATATATGGAGGCCGGCGAGGAGCCGGGAGCGAAGGAATCGTTTAcgagttgggacttgggaggagACGGAGAATTGCGGAATTTACGCTACAATGCTGTGCGGACGGGAGGCGGACGGAGTTGATTGGTTTGCGTTTTGGGTAAGGTCTGATTGATTTGCTGTATAGGAAGTAGAGAATCAGTACCGGTCCCGCCTATCNNNNNNNNNNNNNNNNNNNNNNNNNNNNNNNNNNNNNNNNNNNNNNNNNNNNNNNNNNNNNNNNNNNNNNNNNNNNNNNNNNNNNNNNNNNNNNNNNNNNCCTCGGCGTAGTGCGATCGTGCGCGTCTAAATTATTGCATTGTGCATAGTCCTGTATCTTATGTATATATGCTTTTTCCTTAACAATTTGCTATGCTACTTAACTCTTGTTTGGTCGATTCTTTTTTCACACTCATCAAATTTTGAATCATAAATAATGAGTGTTTGTTTTTTAGGGAACATGAGAACATTGGCTAAGAAAATATGACATTTTAACTTTGCTACGTTTTATACAAGTTATGCAATACGACAGTAATAGTCAAATTAACAATTTTATTTATCCTgttcaaaataaataaaattattgTCCATGATTTACACATATATGCAAGTACTTTCAAAGATTCGTTATAGGCATATATAGTTTAGTTGGCTATGTTATTTGCCGCGCAATTTGTTTACCCGGGTTGAAGGGCATGCTTTGTTCCCTGCTGCATATTGCCATGACGCAGCTGTGGGGCGCCAAATATGCGGCGCTGATTTCGCACGAGAAGGTGAAGTAGGCTGAACAAAAAGTTGTGGCGCGCCGTGTCTTACAGTATCTCTAGCGGTCCTCCAATAAATATTATCCAATAACTGGTTAATAGGGTACTATTAGAAAAtccacctttagtcccagtcgGTAAGGGACATAGATCCCGAAAAAT from Setaria italica strain Yugu1 chromosome VII, Setaria_italica_v2.0, whole genome shotgun sequence includes the following:
- the LOC101755205 gene encoding uncharacterized protein LOC101755205 encodes the protein MSNAAEETIGGCDGGTAAPVVVVERVVTVEYLEQSMSRELLGKFPDSSAFDFDYSQSGIWSPLNKVPRGSPAPASRAGGACAADAEAAASSTDFLIANPKRRARAGGCWLKDSGAGGKSRWRRRRLRRDGSFLDLHETGRARLDFSPPAAPSPAKEGWRRVLKAAIRKFKAQQRRSRQAPLLQMMLPML
- the LOC101768627 gene encoding protein DOG1-like 3; the encoded protein is METDAATRRYRLWLRGLRSLRGELRSARWSNYPAQLAALVGCFVAHLESYHAARAELDPVVTLCAPWATAAERSAAYWLAGWRSTTLVHLLYTESGRRLQAQLPDLLLGVRWPGNLGDLGPAQLARVDALQRRAVAEEDALSREMARVQEGRGGVVTAGPEVALDMGVLVARLGAVLRGADALRLRTMRQAVEILQPAQAAELLIAAADLEIGLHEFGLKYGGRDE